Proteins encoded in a region of the Leptolyngbya subtilissima AS-A7 genome:
- a CDS encoding SGNH/GDSL hydrolase family protein, whose amino-acid sequence MIKILLWALGIGVLAIAIAELLLRVRYGLGNPPLYVADARTGYRLAPNQNLRRRGNRIEINQYSMRGPAVAPQRPTDALRVLMVGDSIVNGGWWTDQSELLSVKVQQALADLQPPGVQSVEVLNASANSWGPRNELGYLLRFGTFEAQLVLVVLNTDDLFAIAPNSYELGRNPAYPIRRPPLALWEVVQRRLSYTPSPALQALHDQGGDRVGVNLEALRQLNQVVQDAGGRLAIAMTPLRRELDPDGPRDYELVARQRLTVFAQNEGIPYLDGLPLFQQTAHEQLYFDHIHLSPEGNDWVSQALAKLLLELWNRPSDSALPSTHEPLSDLW is encoded by the coding sequence TTGATCAAAATTTTGCTCTGGGCGTTGGGAATTGGGGTGTTGGCGATCGCGATCGCCGAGCTGCTGCTGCGGGTGCGCTATGGCCTGGGCAACCCACCCCTCTATGTCGCCGATGCCCGTACCGGCTACCGCCTGGCCCCCAACCAAAATCTGCGGCGGCGGGGCAACCGCATTGAAATTAACCAATATTCGATGCGGGGGCCAGCGGTGGCTCCCCAACGCCCGACCGATGCCCTACGGGTGTTGATGGTGGGCGATTCCATTGTCAACGGCGGCTGGTGGACCGATCAAAGCGAGCTGCTGTCGGTCAAGGTGCAGCAGGCGTTAGCTGACCTACAGCCGCCAGGGGTGCAATCGGTGGAGGTGCTCAACGCCTCGGCCAACTCTTGGGGGCCGCGCAACGAGCTGGGCTATCTGCTGCGGTTTGGCACCTTTGAGGCCCAGTTGGTGCTGGTGGTGCTAAATACTGACGATCTGTTTGCGATCGCCCCTAACAGCTACGAACTGGGACGCAACCCCGCCTACCCCATCCGCCGTCCGCCCCTGGCCCTGTGGGAGGTGGTCCAGCGTCGGCTTAGCTATACCCCCAGCCCCGCCCTGCAAGCGCTGCATGACCAAGGCGGCGATCGCGTGGGGGTCAACCTAGAGGCCCTACGCCAGCTCAACCAGGTGGTGCAAGATGCGGGCGGGCGACTGGCGATCGCCATGACTCCCCTGCGCCGCGAGCTTGATCCCGATGGCCCCCGCGACTACGAATTGGTGGCCCGCCAGCGCCTCACCGTCTTTGCTCAAAACGAAGGGATTCCCTACCTCGACGGTCTGCCCCTGTTTCAGCAGACGGCCCATGAACAGCTCTACTTCGACCACATTCACCTCAGCCCCGAGGGCAACGACTGGGTGAGCCAAGCCTTGGCTAAGCTCCTGCTCGAACTTTGGAACCGTCCTTCCGACTCAGCCCTGCCATCCACCCATGAGCCTCTGAGCGATCTGTGGTGA
- a CDS encoding tetratricopeptide repeat protein, translating into MRQPMRSLADVPRPLLLLALMLISGGVVRPAIAQDSQQAKPQLVAQASEPMLLAQTATTAELERLSTEADLAFRRATTLFFVMLGTLLLLLSVGVVMLWLMRRSVIQEVSVVVRNQINDITDLETKIQTATRDLDYILNQAKERAAELDSRTDRFQEEAVTKKQVLNRLVDDLAEFKARTINDWQSTLSDLQVKLESTEANFVGHLTGLRATADDEITTLRKDTQLQRDVVFRTLEENQTGFLRDVNRLRSDVEVHQDAVLQKIGNAETSFADQMGTMTLAMQEERDRVMVALADLRQQLTTQASDQVERQAATIAEALEALRQGSLTRLQTQTEEISRQLGDLQVSALGERDLALQTIQRSIDEFTQRFANLRSEVDGQRSRILADLRRQADEFLAQFGGLKIDIQKQQDMLLGDLRRAADEALERFTATRAEVDARQQNTLDDFQRTAQTLQGQLSQMATEAEIQRSTLLADVEGTANAFRQQVRVLQEAAGEQQLQVLDGLRAMEAAFAEQLNQVRGTIFTRRDRILDKIDTFDARLSEDLATLGSTTAEREAAARTQLDGLMAEMAERFARLEADIEAGREVSLGRLGDLQQSYRVRLEAIQAEAQHQKDEIMRRLGEVSPQYLADSFMSEARQQFETITDKIGRLETNRPQLFLTADEYIGRGDRYLADGDYALAVAEYDKALDIQPVNTQVWLNRATAQQALEQLEGAIDSLDHALELEPKHTVALLQKGLILRELRRHEDALGVFDQLTEITPDDAKAWLNRGMVLSRLKRREDAIAAFDRALEIHPEYHEAWVNRGVSYGILQQHEEAFNSFDKAVEYQANDAIAWLNRGLSLIELERYDDALASFDKATRFNPDAPKGWDNRGLALVKLGRDEDAIKSFDRAIALDPDYPKAHYHKALCYALQRQFDNAMEALQQAVRLDPDYREEARTEPAFDELWSDNWFRELVE; encoded by the coding sequence ATGAGGCAGCCCATGCGTTCCCTGGCCGATGTTCCCCGACCCCTATTGCTGCTGGCGCTGATGTTGATCAGCGGCGGGGTGGTGCGGCCTGCGATCGCGCAAGATTCTCAACAAGCCAAGCCTCAACTCGTTGCCCAAGCCTCAGAACCAATGCTGCTGGCCCAGACGGCGACCACCGCCGAGCTAGAACGGCTGAGCACTGAGGCCGATCTAGCCTTTCGTCGCGCCACCACTCTATTTTTTGTCATGTTGGGCACGCTGCTGCTGCTGCTCAGCGTTGGCGTGGTAATGCTGTGGCTGATGCGGCGATCGGTGATTCAAGAAGTCTCTGTCGTTGTGCGCAACCAAATCAACGACATCACCGATTTAGAAACCAAAATTCAAACGGCCACCCGCGACCTCGACTACATTCTCAATCAGGCGAAAGAGCGCGCCGCCGAGTTAGACAGCCGTACCGATCGCTTCCAAGAAGAAGCGGTAACCAAAAAGCAGGTGCTCAATCGGCTGGTGGATGACCTGGCGGAATTCAAAGCGCGCACAATCAACGATTGGCAGTCGACCCTGAGCGATTTGCAGGTGAAGCTAGAGTCGACCGAGGCCAACTTCGTGGGTCACTTGACCGGGCTGCGGGCGACCGCCGATGACGAAATCACCACCCTGCGCAAAGACACGCAGCTTCAGCGCGACGTCGTGTTTCGCACCCTCGAAGAAAATCAGACCGGCTTTTTGCGCGATGTGAACCGACTGCGCAGCGATGTAGAAGTGCATCAGGATGCGGTGCTGCAAAAGATCGGCAACGCCGAAACCAGCTTTGCTGACCAAATGGGCACGATGACCCTAGCGATGCAGGAAGAGCGCGATCGCGTCATGGTGGCCCTAGCCGACCTGCGCCAGCAGCTCACCACCCAGGCTAGCGACCAGGTTGAGCGCCAGGCCGCCACCATTGCCGAGGCCCTAGAGGCACTGCGCCAGGGCAGTCTCACTCGTCTGCAAACCCAAACCGAGGAGATCAGCCGCCAGCTGGGCGATCTGCAAGTGAGTGCCCTAGGAGAGCGCGACTTGGCGTTGCAAACCATTCAGCGCTCCATCGACGAATTTACCCAGCGGTTTGCCAACTTGCGCAGTGAAGTGGATGGTCAGCGCAGTCGCATCTTGGCTGATCTGCGCCGTCAGGCCGACGAGTTTTTGGCTCAGTTTGGTGGCCTGAAGATCGATATTCAGAAGCAGCAGGATATGCTGCTGGGCGACCTGCGCCGCGCGGCGGATGAGGCCCTGGAGCGCTTTACGGCTACCCGCGCCGAGGTAGATGCTCGCCAGCAAAACACCCTCGACGACTTTCAGCGCACGGCCCAGACGTTGCAGGGTCAGCTCAGCCAGATGGCCACCGAGGCCGAAATTCAGCGATCGACGCTGCTGGCCGATGTGGAGGGCACCGCCAACGCCTTTCGCCAGCAGGTGCGGGTGCTGCAAGAGGCGGCAGGGGAGCAGCAGCTCCAGGTGCTCGACGGTCTGCGGGCGATGGAAGCGGCCTTTGCCGAGCAGCTCAATCAGGTACGTGGCACTATCTTTACCCGCCGCGATCGCATCCTCGACAAAATCGACACCTTCGATGCCCGCCTCAGCGAAGATTTGGCTACTTTGGGCAGCACCACCGCCGAGCGCGAGGCGGCGGCCCGCACCCAGCTCGACGGGCTGATGGCCGAAATGGCGGAGCGCTTTGCCCGATTGGAGGCCGATATTGAGGCCGGGCGCGAGGTTAGCCTGGGTCGTTTGGGCGATTTACAGCAGAGCTACCGGGTGCGGCTAGAGGCCATCCAGGCAGAAGCCCAGCACCAAAAAGACGAGATTATGCGCCGCCTGGGCGAAGTGTCGCCCCAGTACCTGGCCGACTCGTTTATGAGCGAGGCGCGGCAGCAGTTCGAAACGATTACCGACAAGATTGGTCGGCTCGAGACCAACCGACCCCAGCTGTTTCTCACCGCCGATGAATATATTGGCCGGGGCGATCGCTATCTGGCTGACGGCGACTATGCCCTGGCGGTGGCCGAGTATGACAAAGCCCTCGACATTCAGCCGGTCAACACCCAGGTGTGGCTCAACCGAGCTACAGCCCAGCAGGCGCTAGAGCAGCTGGAGGGGGCGATCGATTCCCTCGACCATGCCCTAGAGCTAGAGCCTAAACACACCGTGGCACTGCTGCAAAAGGGGCTTATTTTGCGGGAGCTGCGCCGCCACGAAGACGCCCTGGGGGTATTTGACCAGCTCACCGAAATTACCCCCGATGACGCCAAGGCCTGGCTCAACCGGGGCATGGTTCTGAGCCGCCTCAAGCGCCGCGAAGATGCGATCGCCGCCTTTGACCGAGCGCTAGAGATTCACCCCGAATATCACGAAGCCTGGGTTAACCGAGGCGTGTCCTACGGCATTTTGCAACAGCACGAGGAGGCGTTTAACTCCTTTGACAAGGCGGTGGAGTACCAGGCCAACGATGCGATCGCCTGGCTCAATCGGGGTCTGTCGCTGATTGAGCTAGAGCGCTACGACGATGCTCTGGCCAGCTTTGACAAAGCCACCCGCTTCAACCCTGACGCTCCTAAGGGCTGGGATAATCGGGGCCTGGCCCTGGTGAAACTGGGGCGCGATGAGGATGCGATTAAGAGCTTTGATCGAGCGATCGCCCTTGACCCCGACTATCCCAAGGCCCACTATCACAAGGCCCTCTGCTACGCCCTTCAACGCCAGTTCGACAATGCCATGGAAGCGCTACAGCAGGCAGTGCGCCTCGATCCCGACTACCGCGAAGAAGCTCGTACCGAGCCTGCCTTTGATGAACTCTGGAGCGACAACTGGTTCCGCGAACTGGTGGAATAG
- a CDS encoding pentapeptide repeat-containing protein, which yields MDRLTKDALLAAYQNGQRCFAAIDLTGAELFEVDLRQIDLQGSCLDESYIPYSNLSGAKLGGASLVKAHLGDVNLYGADLQAALLTGADLGRADLRGASLCEADLRGANLSGADLRGANLSAANLEGASLSGASLSGASLSGANLSRCNLFRATGADLVESRCDGTTILPNGYNYGR from the coding sequence ATGGATCGACTTACAAAAGATGCCCTGCTGGCGGCATACCAAAACGGTCAGCGATGCTTTGCAGCGATCGATTTGACCGGGGCTGAATTGTTCGAAGTAGATTTGCGTCAGATCGACTTGCAGGGTAGCTGTCTAGACGAGAGCTACATTCCCTACAGCAATCTCAGCGGGGCCAAACTGGGGGGCGCGAGCTTAGTAAAGGCCCATTTGGGCGACGTCAACCTCTACGGGGCCGACCTGCAAGCCGCACTGCTGACCGGGGCTGATCTAGGTCGTGCCGATCTGCGCGGGGCCAGTCTGTGTGAAGCCGACCTGCGTGGGGCCAACCTCAGCGGGGCCGATCTGCGCGGTGCTAACCTCAGTGCCGCCAATTTAGAAGGGGCTAGTCTCAGTGGAGCCAGCCTTAGCGGTGCCAGCCTTAGCGGTGCCAACCTCAGCCGGTGTAACCTGTTTCGGGCAACGGGGGCCGACCTGGTCGAGAGCCGCTGCGACGGTACGACAATTTTGCCCAACGGCTACAACTATGGCCGTTAG
- a CDS encoding SagB/ThcOx family dehydrogenase produces MPDALVSIAQHYHSRTKYDPDTLESKARPLDYSRQPTPFKTYRVGTEIDLKPYIDESNPPEPDSERVDWMRLSRLLINAYGLTAKFPTATGQTFYLRSAPSAGGLYPAEIYIISRGTRLLPAGLYNYQARSHSLWRYWDDHGWQNLQRACFWHPALEATHLALVVTGVFYRSAWRYQDRAYRRICLDVGHLLGNLELACALVDYRPHLVASFADEAVAELLYIDATQEGALAVLPLADLLLVEQNLPCAQVAFATSPQTQFPSVPDGELLSYFHQATAIAPTADVPPWAMRPTGDTPQPADTLEDKYNLPFGLRVPTTTASIAWGPQLEELEITVFKRRSTRRYTGGSISLEALRLLLDFTYQPHHYSNQGLDPDPDYCDRSLVHTFVVACGVEGLDDGCYYYAPRSEELRQVRFKNFRRELHYLCLGQELGRDAAAVVFHTADLAGAVAAYGDRVYRYLHLDAGHLGQRLNLAAVRLGLGVSGIGGFFDDQVNEVLGIPPDEAVIYVTTLGQPG; encoded by the coding sequence ATGCCCGACGCCCTGGTTTCCATCGCCCAGCACTACCACAGCCGTACCAAGTACGACCCCGACACCCTTGAGTCGAAGGCACGGCCCCTCGACTACAGTCGCCAGCCCACTCCTTTCAAGACCTACCGGGTGGGGACCGAGATTGACCTCAAACCCTATATAGACGAGAGCAACCCGCCGGAGCCAGACAGCGAGCGGGTCGATTGGATGCGATTGTCGCGGCTGCTGATCAACGCCTACGGGCTGACGGCCAAGTTTCCGACTGCCACGGGGCAGACCTTTTACCTGCGATCGGCCCCCTCGGCGGGAGGGCTGTATCCGGCGGAGATCTATATTATTTCGCGTGGTACTCGGCTGCTGCCAGCGGGGCTCTACAACTACCAGGCCCGCAGCCACAGCCTCTGGCGCTACTGGGATGACCACGGCTGGCAGAATTTACAGCGGGCTTGCTTTTGGCACCCAGCACTGGAGGCCACCCATTTAGCCCTGGTGGTGACGGGGGTGTTCTACCGTTCCGCCTGGCGCTACCAAGACCGAGCCTACCGCCGCATTTGCCTTGATGTGGGCCATCTATTGGGCAATCTGGAGCTGGCTTGCGCCCTGGTTGACTATCGCCCCCACCTGGTGGCCAGCTTTGCTGACGAGGCTGTGGCTGAGCTGCTCTACATCGACGCCACCCAGGAGGGAGCGTTGGCGGTACTGCCCCTGGCCGACCTGCTGCTGGTGGAGCAAAACTTGCCCTGTGCCCAGGTGGCCTTTGCTACGTCACCCCAGACCCAGTTCCCATCGGTGCCCGATGGAGAACTGCTGAGTTATTTTCACCAGGCGACTGCCATTGCCCCCACCGCCGATGTGCCCCCGTGGGCGATGCGCCCCACGGGCGATACCCCCCAGCCCGCTGATACCCTCGAAGATAAGTACAACTTGCCCTTTGGGTTGCGGGTGCCCACTACTACCGCCTCGATCGCCTGGGGACCCCAGCTAGAAGAGCTAGAGATCACGGTATTCAAACGGCGATCGACCCGGCGCTACACCGGTGGTTCAATTTCCCTAGAGGCGCTGAGGCTATTGCTCGACTTTACCTACCAGCCCCACCATTATTCTAACCAGGGGCTTGACCCCGACCCCGACTACTGCGATCGCAGCCTGGTGCATACTTTCGTGGTGGCCTGCGGAGTCGAGGGGCTTGACGATGGCTGCTACTACTATGCTCCCCGCAGTGAAGAGCTGCGCCAGGTGCGCTTTAAAAACTTTCGCCGCGAGCTGCACTACCTCTGTCTGGGGCAAGAGCTGGGCCGCGATGCCGCCGCCGTGGTGTTTCACACCGCTGACCTAGCGGGAGCGGTGGCGGCCTACGGCGATCGCGTCTATCGCTATCTGCACCTAGATGCCGGACACCTGGGTCAGCGGCTCAATCTGGCCGCCGTCCGGCTGGGGCTAGGGGTGAGCGGCATCGGCGGCTTTTTCGACGACCAAGTCAATGAGGTGTTGGGCATTCCACCCGACGAAGCGGTGATTTATGTGACTACTTTGGGGCAGCCAGGATAG
- a CDS encoding PAS domain-containing protein, with amino-acid sequence MAQPRSQTPITEEGPLHQEAAPRDPVSLLLLVGDGAERTRFNPPAAIASPAFTLIEAATLTQALDLWLTGMADWAVLDLVWAAGSGLAFLSALGECQQRPLPVVVLVGPGQERTALEAMKLGAADYLFAEDFTPEDLWARLKKAGLGAQRTLANTPYKARQHYQNLVENSPDIIERFDRNLRHLYVSPALTRILGMDAAAFLGKTCRDLGFDDAMVNDWEAAAAVVLVTGEKQSIEFTTPTANGWRHFEMAIAPEWSKQGQIESLLCISRDISDRVVAQQTQQRLLTEAQTAQREAQSARDGLVRVFDRINDGIIAFDRNSRCVYLNPSGEQILGRSALRILGNHVWDEFPEAVDTPIYEVYHRTIEQQQPEFLEYYFPPLDSWFEMRLYPDSKGTTVYFTDISDRKAAAASRQKTEQLRHELALLERILESVLAGYWDIDFVANTAYMSPSLKRMFGYADHELSDAIDTWQTLILPEDLSPTLDNFNQHIQSHGQVPYYNEVRYRHKDGSIVWVICAGQVIAWDDAGHPRQMVGCHVDITQLKQTDAQLRKSRVHLQEAQRIGNLGSWEFEVATDRIIWSEQVYRIFGLEVGTSLLSFEALQSCFHPDDQNRHRQTVEATLTTHQPYDDEFRIVRADGSEGYIHAKGEALVDSAGQLTHLTGTVQDISERKQHNAERQNLSLRLSLALESARIGIWERVLGTDEVIWDQCLIDLYGFARLGHQATYQDWRVQVYADDLAWVEAAAQALIDNNSPYDVEFRVWRGDGSLGWIHSSALVQRDAHGQPVSIIGINYDITDQRQATVELEDLSARLTLALESGSFGCWDWNVVTNDINWDQRLIELYDFDEERPTTYQDWRNRVHSDDLQLAEAALQTALETGAPYDGEFRICRRDGELRWIKATALVYRTPEGQPLSMVGINYDITEKKRAETQLQELSLRLSLALESSKLGSWELDLMTEQVNWDQRMYAMYSLTPRESGLTLQDWRHRIYSEDRNWMDVEFARILEGDSPPTLEFRIDRGNGELRWIRATAVAQYDSNGRPVRMIGTNADITEAKQAEQHLLRTTAQLEASNHELEAFAYSVSHDLRAPLRAIDGFSRALVEDYGDQFGEEGQDYFSRIRHNVGRMGQLIDDLLRLSRVSRQAMTYVSINLSALVQEQIDELQRVDADRTATVTIAPALTVTADPTLMRVAIANLVQNAWKFTAQQPSACIEFGLERQQGEPVYYLRDNGAGFDMAYADKLFGVFQRLHNTDEFPGTGIGLATVQRALHRQGGRVWAVAAVEQGATFYFTLPQAPGVEVQP; translated from the coding sequence ATGGCCCAGCCTCGGTCTCAGACCCCAATTACAGAAGAAGGCCCTTTGCACCAAGAAGCGGCACCGCGTGACCCAGTGAGCCTGCTGCTGCTGGTTGGGGACGGCGCTGAACGCACCCGGTTTAACCCGCCCGCTGCGATCGCCTCGCCCGCCTTTACCCTGATCGAGGCCGCTACGCTCACCCAAGCTTTGGACCTGTGGCTCACCGGCATGGCAGACTGGGCCGTCCTAGACTTAGTCTGGGCCGCAGGCAGCGGGCTAGCATTTTTGAGCGCCCTGGGCGAATGCCAGCAGCGTCCCCTGCCTGTGGTGGTGCTGGTTGGGCCTGGGCAGGAGCGCACTGCCTTAGAGGCAATGAAGCTCGGGGCCGCTGATTACCTCTTTGCAGAGGACTTCACTCCGGAAGATCTCTGGGCCAGGTTGAAGAAAGCTGGCCTAGGAGCGCAGCGAACGCTCGCCAATACCCCATATAAAGCTCGCCAGCACTACCAAAATCTGGTCGAAAACTCCCCCGATATTATTGAACGGTTTGATCGCAACCTGCGCCATCTCTACGTCAGCCCGGCGCTAACCAGAATTTTGGGTATGGATGCGGCCGCCTTTTTGGGCAAAACCTGTCGCGATCTCGGTTTTGACGACGCCATGGTCAACGACTGGGAAGCGGCGGCGGCTGTGGTGCTAGTTACTGGAGAGAAGCAGTCGATTGAATTCACCACCCCGACGGCCAACGGCTGGCGACACTTTGAGATGGCGATCGCCCCCGAGTGGTCTAAGCAAGGCCAGATTGAGTCGTTGCTGTGTATTTCGCGCGACATTAGCGATCGCGTGGTGGCCCAGCAGACCCAGCAGCGACTGCTCACCGAGGCCCAGACGGCCCAGCGCGAAGCCCAGTCGGCGCGAGACGGGCTAGTCCGCGTGTTTGACCGCATCAACGACGGCATTATTGCCTTTGACCGCAATTCGCGCTGCGTATACCTCAACCCCAGCGGCGAGCAAATCCTAGGGCGATCGGCGTTAAGGATCCTCGGCAACCACGTCTGGGACGAGTTCCCCGAGGCGGTGGATACCCCCATTTACGAGGTCTATCACCGCACCATTGAGCAGCAGCAGCCCGAGTTTTTGGAGTACTACTTTCCGCCCTTAGACAGCTGGTTTGAGATGCGGCTCTATCCCGACAGCAAGGGCACCACGGTCTATTTTACAGATATTAGCGATCGCAAAGCCGCCGCCGCCAGCCGCCAAAAAACCGAGCAGCTGCGCCACGAGCTAGCGCTGCTAGAACGCATCCTAGAATCAGTTTTGGCGGGCTATTGGGATATCGATTTTGTCGCCAACACCGCCTATATGAGCCCTAGCCTCAAGCGCATGTTTGGCTACGCCGACCACGAATTGTCTGACGCCATCGACACCTGGCAAACCCTGATTTTGCCCGAGGATTTGTCCCCCACCCTGGACAATTTCAATCAACATATTCAGAGCCACGGCCAGGTGCCTTACTACAATGAAGTGCGCTATCGCCACAAAGACGGTTCGATTGTTTGGGTGATCTGCGCTGGCCAGGTGATTGCCTGGGATGACGCCGGTCATCCCAGGCAGATGGTAGGCTGCCATGTTGACATCACCCAGCTAAAGCAGACCGACGCACAGCTGAGAAAAAGTCGAGTTCATCTTCAGGAAGCTCAGCGCATTGGTAATCTGGGCAGTTGGGAGTTTGAAGTGGCCACCGATCGCATCATTTGGTCAGAGCAGGTCTACCGCATTTTTGGCCTAGAAGTAGGGACCAGCCTCCTCAGTTTTGAGGCGTTGCAAAGCTGCTTCCATCCAGACGATCAAAACCGCCACCGTCAGACCGTAGAGGCGACCCTGACGACCCACCAGCCATACGACGACGAATTTCGCATTGTGCGCGCCGATGGCAGCGAGGGCTATATCCACGCCAAGGGCGAAGCCCTGGTTGATAGCGCTGGCCAGCTCACCCACCTAACCGGCACCGTGCAAGACATTAGCGAACGCAAGCAGCACAACGCTGAGAGGCAAAACCTGTCGCTGCGCCTTTCCCTGGCCCTCGAATCAGCCCGTATTGGCATTTGGGAAAGGGTTTTAGGCACCGATGAGGTGATCTGGGATCAGTGCCTGATTGACCTGTACGGCTTTGCTCGGTTGGGGCATCAGGCCACCTACCAAGACTGGCGAGTCCAGGTCTATGCCGACGACCTTGCGTGGGTTGAAGCCGCTGCCCAGGCTCTCATTGACAACAATAGCCCCTACGACGTGGAGTTTCGAGTCTGGCGGGGTGATGGCAGTCTAGGCTGGATTCACTCTAGCGCTCTGGTACAGCGAGACGCCCATGGCCAGCCCGTAAGCATTATCGGCATTAACTACGACATTACCGACCAAAGACAGGCCACCGTTGAGCTTGAGGACCTCTCAGCCCGGTTAACGCTAGCCTTAGAATCGGGGAGCTTTGGCTGTTGGGACTGGAATGTCGTCACCAATGACATCAACTGGGATCAGCGCCTGATCGAGCTATATGACTTTGATGAGGAACGGCCTACTACATACCAAGACTGGCGCAATCGGGTTCACAGCGACGATCTGCAGTTAGCAGAAGCGGCCCTCCAGACTGCCCTCGAAACCGGTGCCCCTTATGACGGTGAGTTTCGCATCTGTCGCAGGGACGGCGAACTGCGTTGGATTAAGGCCACCGCATTGGTCTATCGCACCCCCGAGGGGCAGCCCCTCAGCATGGTAGGTATCAACTACGACATTACTGAGAAGAAGCGGGCAGAGACCCAACTGCAAGAGCTGTCCCTACGGCTGTCCTTGGCCCTAGAGTCGAGCAAATTGGGCAGCTGGGAGCTGGATCTGATGACTGAACAGGTCAACTGGGATCAGCGCATGTATGCCATGTATAGCCTTACCCCTAGAGAGTCAGGGCTGACTCTTCAAGATTGGCGTCACCGCATTTATAGCGAAGATAGGAATTGGATGGATGTCGAATTTGCCCGTATTCTTGAGGGCGATTCCCCGCCCACCCTTGAGTTTCGCATTGACCGGGGCAACGGCGAACTCCGCTGGATCAGAGCCACTGCCGTAGCCCAGTACGACTCCAACGGTCGACCCGTACGCATGATTGGGACCAACGCTGACATTACCGAGGCCAAGCAGGCTGAGCAGCATCTGCTGCGCACTACCGCCCAGCTCGAAGCCTCGAACCACGAGCTCGAGGCCTTTGCCTACTCGGTCTCCCACGACCTGCGCGCTCCGCTGCGGGCGATTGACGGGTTTAGCCGCGCCCTAGTCGAAGACTACGGCGACCAGTTTGGGGAAGAGGGGCAAGATTATTTCAGCCGCATTCGTCACAACGTCGGCCGCATGGGGCAGCTGATTGACGATCTGCTACGGCTGTCGCGGGTGTCGCGCCAGGCCATGACCTACGTGTCCATTAACCTCAGCGCCCTGGTGCAGGAGCAGATCGATGAACTGCAGAGGGTGGATGCCGATCGCACGGCCACCGTCACCATTGCCCCCGCCCTCACCGTAACCGCCGACCCAACGCTGATGCGGGTGGCGATCGCCAACCTGGTGCAAAACGCTTGGAAATTTACGGCCCAGCAGCCCAGCGCCTGCATTGAGTTTGGGCTTGAAAGGCAGCAGGGTGAGCCCGTCTACTACCTGCGCGACAACGGCGCTGGGTTTGACATGGCCTACGCTGACAAGCTGTTTGGGGTGTTTCAGCGTCTGCACAACACCGACGAGTTTCCCGGCACCGGCATTGGCCTGGCGACGGTGCAGCGAGCGCTGCACCGTCAGGGGGGGCGGGTCTGGGCCGTCGCCGCCGTCGAGCAGGGGGCCACCTTCTACTTCACCTTGCCTCAGGCCCCAGGGGTCGAGGTGCAGCCATGA
- a CDS encoding response regulator encodes MTALRPILLVEDNPDDERLTLRALRRSNLSNTIVVARNGEEALRQVFTSTPLPCVVLLDLKLPKIDGLEVLQQIRASDRTRLLPVVILTSSSEDRDIIESYSLGANSYVRKPVNIDEFTEAVRQLGLYWALISELPPTLP; translated from the coding sequence ATGACGGCGCTGCGCCCCATTCTGCTAGTCGAAGACAACCCCGACGATGAGCGTCTGACCCTGCGCGCCCTGCGCCGGAGCAACCTGAGCAACACTATCGTGGTTGCCCGCAACGGCGAAGAGGCCCTGCGGCAGGTGTTTACCTCAACCCCACTACCCTGCGTGGTGCTGCTCGACCTCAAACTGCCCAAGATCGATGGGCTAGAGGTGCTGCAACAGATTCGGGCCAGCGATCGCACCCGACTGCTGCCGGTCGTCATCCTTACCTCGTCCAGCGAAGACCGGGATATCATTGAAAGCTACAGCCTGGGAGCGAACAGCTACGTTCGCAAGCCCGTCAACATTGACGAGTTTACCGAAGCCGTGCGCCAGCTCGGCCTCTATTGGGCATTGATAAGTGAGCTGCCTCCCACTCTGCCATGA